A genomic stretch from Sphaerodactylus townsendi isolate TG3544 linkage group LG15, MPM_Stown_v2.3, whole genome shotgun sequence includes:
- the LOC125444982 gene encoding cytochrome b5 domain-containing protein 1 — MEVFRSRYYSPEEVSVHNRPGDLWVSFLGRVYDLTPLAKEYKGDLLLKPLLEAAGKDISHWFNPKTQDIQTHIDPLTGCLKYYTPQGRFIHIPPPLPRSDWANDFGQPWWKDPKYEVGVLSAKTRRIRIINTLTSQDQLLDVCSEETMWEILHRYLPYNAHAASYTWKYEGVNLDMDRNLQQNHIPDEDEEFYNLGMDADDFTPAILLYFNDDLTEF, encoded by the exons ATGGAAGTCTTCCGGTCCCGTTACTACAGCCCGGAGGAGGTGTCGGTGCACAACCGGCCGGGGGACCTCTGGGTGTCCTTCTTGGGGCGGGTCTATGACCTCACCCCGCTGGCGAAGGAATACAAGG GTGACCTCTTGCTGAAGCCTCTCCTAGAAGCAGCAGGGAAGGACATCAGCCACTGGTTCAACCCCAAGACCCAGGAT ATCCAGACGCATATCGATCCCCTGACAGGCTGTCTGAAGTATTACACTCCCCAAGGTCGCTTTATACACATTCCACCTCCGTTGCCTCGCTCAGACTGGGCCAATGACTTTGGCCAACCCTGGTGGAAAGATCCCAAGTACGAAGTGGGGGTCTTGTCAGCCAAAACCAGGCGCATACGGATCATCAACACCCTGACTTCTCAGGATCAACTGCTTGAC GTGTGCTCTGAAGAGACCATGTGGGAGATCTTGCACCGGTATCTCCCCTACAACGCCCATGCTGCCAGCTACACATGGAAATACGAAGGGGTCAACCTGGACATGGACCGGAACCTGCAGCAAAACCACATCCCAGACGAGGACGAGGAGTTCTACAACCTCGGCATGGATGCTGACGACTTCACCCCAGCCATCCTACTTTACTTTAATGACGACCTCACTGAGTTTTAG